The Colletes latitarsis isolate SP2378_abdomen chromosome 1, iyColLati1, whole genome shotgun sequence genome has a segment encoding these proteins:
- the LOC143344178 gene encoding cGMP-dependent 3',5'-cyclic phosphodiesterase, translating to MSSFDLNVPHMEKVLLLLEELCDLSYPQVQQKLNKYIQNVTNAKLSFLVPILIKSEEMVIHVIGEQILDREIRFPVLNNILYEAVQNKKSVAMNIDLLDDELLYHLRLICPMSNSFLTIPIQHPKQSHIALIVSLINDDNIDRTVHNCTEIVQECFRFCLGFLLNSFTCYEETRLKHQCQKLLAVSRKLFTHLGDFSDLLREIMAEVRNLTNAERCSLFLLDPDQQDLVAKVFDGIAMKESVKEMRIPIGQGIAGHVATTGTLINIRNAYEHPLFYRGIDEVTGFRTRNILCFPIRDENGIVGVAQLCNKKDGLYFDVFDEEVATAFSIYCGISIMHSIVYKKMQDAQARNKLSNEVMMYHMKVEEDMVQALLNCKDEHNIKDFNKFHFTPRSVPYKHIPCYTIKMFNDLGLIKHWKMKLSTLARFILYVKKGYRDAPYHNWVHAFSVAHFAYLLMRNLQLITENYMTHLQALVFLVSCLCHDIDHRGTNNSFQTKCSTVLASLYSSEGSVMERHHLAQTMCILNTEDCNIFENFNSKEYSEALDLLRNNILATDLASHFRTVEKQEEMIREKYDKNDSKQQKLFFDMLMTCCDLSDQTKQWKVSKKTAEQIYDEFFSQGDLEKSMGSSPIEMMDRERASIPDLQVQFITNIVLPLFINLSTLFPMVQPLVHVLKENRNLWEVSKIIFQNYMKAGMKGIDILLDPTFEEEVLQVYTQSNNDVSRTSMVKLEITETKPNVYNE from the exons ATGAGTTCGTTCGATTTGAATGTGCCGCACATGGAAAAGGTTCTTTTACTGCTTGAGGAGCTCTGCGACCTTTCTTATCCTCAGGTGCAGCAAAAGTTAAATAAATAC ATACAAAATGTGACAAATGCAAAACTATCTTTCCTTGTACCAATTTTAATAAAGTCAGAGGAAATGGTAATCCATGTAATAGGAGAACAAATTTTGGACAGAGAAATAAGATTTCCG gtgttaaataatattttatatgaggctgtacaaaataaaaaatcagtAGCCATGAATATAGATTTACTCGACGACGAATTATTGTATCATTTGCGACTAATATGTCCAATGTCAAATTCGTTTTTAACAATTCCCATACAACATCCTAAGCAGAGCCACATAGCATTAATAGTTTCTTTGATCAATGATGATAACATAGATAGAACTGTACATAATTGTACTGAAATTGTTCAAGAATGTTTTAG ATTCTGCCTAGGATTTCTTTTAAATTCATTTACATGTTATGAGGAGACTCGATTGAAACACCAGTGTCAAAAGTTACTGGCTGTTTCTAGGAAGCTATTTACGCATTTAG GAGACTTTTCCGATCTTTTACGGGAAATAATGGCGGAAGTGAGAAATTTGACGAACGCCGAGCGATGTTCGTTATTTCTTTTAGATCCTGATCAACAAGATTTAGTTGCTAAAGTATTTGATGGTATTGCTATGAAAGAA TCTGTGAAAGAAATGAGAATACCGATAGGTCAAGGTATTGCAGGTCATGTTGCAACCACTGGTACATTGATTAATATTAGAAATGCATACGAACATCCTCTTTTTTATCGCGGGATAGACGAAGTTACGGGCTTTAGAActagaaatattttatgtttcccAATTAGAGATGAAAATGGAATTGTCG GAGTTGCACAACTCTGTAATAAAAAGGACGGCCTATATTTCGATGTATTCGACGAAGAAGTTGCAACAGCATTTAGTATTTATTGTGGAATATCTATAATGCATAGTATTGTTTATAAGAAGATGCAAGATGCTCAAGCAAGGAATAAGCTCAGCAATGAAGTAATGATGTATCATATGAAG GTAGAAGAAGACATGGTGCAAGCGCTATTGAATTGCAAAGACGAACATAATATAAAGGATTTCAATAAATTCCACTTTACCCCTAGAAGTGTACCTTACAAGCATATACCCTGTTATACAATCAAAATGTTCAACGATTTGGGTCTTATTAAACATTGGAAGATGAAATTGTCAACTTTAGCTAG GTTTATATTGTACGTTAAGAAGGGCTACAGAGATGCACCTTATCATAATTGGGTGCACGCGTTCTCTGTAGCACATTTCGCGTATTTATTGATGAGAAATTTACAACTTATTACCGAGAATTATATGACACACTTGCAAGCATTAGTTTTTTTAGTGTCTTGTTTGTGTCATGATATAGATCATAGAGGTACCAATAATTCGTTCCAAACTAAATGCAGCACAGTATTGGCAAGTCTTTACAGTTCCGAGGGTTCCGTGATGGAG AGACATCATTTGGCACAGACCATGTGCATTTTAAATACAGAAGATTGcaatatatttgaaaattttaatagcaagGAATACAGTGAGGCGTTAGATTTGTTAAGAAACAATATACTTGCAACTGATTTAGCATCCCATTTTCGCACCGTAGAAAAACAAGAAGAGATGATTAGAGAGAAGTATGATAAAAATGATTCCAAACAACAGAAACTATTCTTCGATATGCTTATGACGTGTTGCGATCTTAGTGATCAAACCAAGCAGTGGAAAGTTTCTAAGAAGACTGCA GAACAAATTTATGATGAATTCTTCTCACAAGGGGACTTAGAAAAGAGTATGGGTAGTTCCCCTATTGAAATGATGGATAGAGAACGGGCatctataccagacctacaagTTCAATTTATCACAAATATAGTTCTGCCACTATTCAT TAATCTTTCTACGTTATTTCCAATGGTACAACCACTGGTCCATGTACTGAAAGAGAATCGAAATTTATGGGAAGTgtctaaaattatatttcaaaacTACATGAAAGCGGGAATGAAAGGCATTGATATTTTATTGGATCCTACATTCGAAGAAGAAGTTCTACAAGTCTATACTCAGAGCAATAATGATGTGTCAAGAACCTCCATGGTGAAGTTAGAGATAACGGAAACAAAGCCTAACGTTTACAATGAATGA
- the Incenp gene encoding inner centromere protein, with translation MTNRSKAKIKRMIVNDMISIGNRCTEVKEFIDENLDDTIEYLHALLTQIPQSISGPLITKTPKVPKKKEIQRIETIPEDDVIDCTIRVSATRSIKGKSIDDAEEKENGNMTEVTNGRSKRQASKKAADNIRKQQSLSRATKLRRPSNSDEDVFSMKNIYQNYSKRKNSARSSSDEDNSQGPNKYTKVEENTFKASSTKKKEETNLEDKFSTKEITTHQDKNETLRKSSTMISPSNRKRSLRQNYDSSTKEPNTIDDTVIAPKIGVTEEHSMYEDAIEKCVPIMNSTMNLNTTVTMHKMMSATVVLEPLSAIKLNETVTINKGNNNGIARYNEQKPNQPMPESKLTKARKLSSPSSKSLQDRMHLLKEALTNKEINDLITDDDSSPEIKKSRPQIKLENKKRQRPVVKYVSSSEDEVFNTPAKPTLKEASATTVLQEIRNNYKLNALFSPYAKESVRKRVEAFEQVGLSSPKPAVEIDVPTRLTRTKTRAIAAAQAEALENSKNMDKTIAQKLARKSLAKAKKISLAKHVKETDESKENKLPSAQKTNRVVPTDKVNQKHLQKMTPLGKTKPHLPMSVNRIAHTPANNLINTNQTKALSATRSNIITSVDSFIQSAKSVNRRNSIEKIDEKKRRMNDEDARKKREETLRLQTEEKRRKRKEKELKNKLAREAKEKQELEKRQKAEREREERARLAQQMQEKHREEMEKKRMAQLQRAQEIEERRKYEEQQRLQRLQEQEEAERLLAEQRRREQEAEKRKEAEARIQQQAAAEAIRVKNQMLMAQAKYENKHQGPTNYILDSEPDEDDSDDETRPKHVIPYWAQTHIRKTQLAMQRYIPNEEVFRFFDSKKCTPDLSELFQGIDRKRLKRTSSAIWKTPPRYSMMETE, from the exons ATGACTAATAGATCGAAGGCAAAAATAAAAAGGATGATTGTCAATGATATGATAAGTATCGGCAATCGTTGTACAGAAGTTAAGGAGTTCATTGATGAAAATCTAGACGATACGATAGAATATCTGCATGCTTTGCTTACTCAAATACCGCAATCAATATCCGGCCCCTTAATAACGAAAACACCCAAAGTGCCtaagaaaaaagaaatacaaCGTATTGAAACTATCCCAGAAGATGATGTTATTGATTGCACGATACGTGTCTCTGCCACAAGGAGCATCAAAGGGAAAAGTATAGATGATGCAGAGGAAAAGGAAAATGGAAATATGACAGAAGTGACCAATGGTCGTTCTAAAAGGCAAGCTTCTAAGAAAGCTGCAGATAATATTAGGAAACAGCAATCATTGTCGCGTGCAACGAAACTACGAAGACCATCAAATTCTGATGAGGATGTTTTTAGTATGAAG aacatataccagaactacagTAAGAGAAAGAATTCTGCCAGAAGTAGCTCAGATGAAGATAACAGTCAAGGTCCTAATAAGTATACTAAAGTAGAAGAAAATACATTCAAAGCAAGCTCTACAAAGAAAAAGGAGGAAACAAATTTGGAAGATAAGTTTTCTACAAAAGAGATTACAACACATCAAGATAAAAATGAAACGTTAAGGAAGTCTTCGACAATGATAAGTCCCTCAAATAGAAAGAGATCACTTAGGCAAAATTATGATTCGAGTACCAAGGAACCTAACACTATTGATGACACAGTCATTGCACCTAAAATAGGAGTTACAGAAGAACATTCTATGTACGAGGATGCAATTGAAAAATGTGTACCTATCATGAACTCCACAATGAATTTGAATACTACAGTTACTATGCACAAAATGATGAGTGCAACAGTCGTTTTGGAACCTTTGTCGGCGATTAAATTGAACGAAACTGTAACAATTAATAAAGGCAATAATAATGGTATAGCGAGGTACAATGAACAAAAGCCAAATCAGCCGATGCCCGAATCTAAATTAACCAAAGCGCGCAAACTTTCATCGCCTTCTTCAAAATCCCTGCAGGACAGGATGCATCTACTAAAAGAAGCATTGACAAATAAAGAAATTAACGATTTAATCACAGACGATGATTCGTCGCCTGAGATAAAGAAATCCAGGCCGCAAATTAAGCTCGAGAATAAAAAACGACAGAGGCCTGTAGTGAAGTATGTATCGTCGAGCGAGGATGAGGTCTTCAATACGCCTGCGAAACCAACTTTGAAGGAGGCGAGTGCAACTACAGTTCTCCAGGAAATAAGGAACAATTACAAACTAAACGCATTATTCAGTCCTTACGCCAAAGAATCTGTAAGAAAACGGGTTGAGGCATTTGAGCAGGTAGGTCTGAGCAGTCCGAAGCCTGCCGTTGAAATCGACGTACCGACTAGATTGACAAGAACAAAAACACGAGCTATAGCTGCTGCACAAGCCGAAGCCTTAGAAAATAGTAAGAATATGGATAAGACGATTGCTCAAAAATTAGCACGGAAATCGCTTGCAAAAGCTAAAAAAATCTCGTTAGCAAAACACGTTAAGGAAACAGATGAATCTAAGGag aataaattGCCAAGCGCGCAAAAAACTAATAGAGTTGTGCCTACTGACAAAGTGAACCAAAAGCACCTACAAAAAATGACTCCACTAGGGAAAACGAAACCTCATTTGCCGATGTCTGTCAACCGTATTGCACATACTCCAGCAAACAATCTAATTAACACAAAc CAAACCAAGGCTTTAAGTGCAACACGTTCAAACATTATCACATCAGTGGATTCTTTTATTCAATCTGCGAAATCAGTAAATAGACGTAACTCGATAGAGAAAATAGATGAGAAGAAACGGAGAATGAACGATGAGGACGCTCGAAAGAAACGAGAGGAAACTCTGAGACTTCAAACGGAAGAAAAGAGAAG gaaaaggaaagaaaaggaaTTGAAAAATAAGTTGGCAAGAGAAGCAAAAGAGAAACAGGAGTTGGAAAAACGTCAGAAGGCTGAGAGAGAAAGGGAGGAGAGAGCGCGTTTAGCGCAACAAATGCAAGAAAAGCATCGCGAGGAAATGGAAAAGAAACGTATGGCCCAATTGCAACGAGCTCAA GAAATAGAAGAAAGACGGAAATACGAAGAACAACAACGTTTACAGCGTTTGCAAGAACAAGAAGAAGCGGAACGACTATTGGCTGAGCAAAGACGTCGGGAACAGGAGGCTGAGAAGCGAAAGGAAGCCGAAGCAAGGATTCAGCAACAAGCTGCCGCCGAAGCGATAAGAGTTAAAAACCAAATGCTTATGGCACAA gctaaatatgaaaataaacatCAGGGCCCAACAAATTACATTTTGGATAGTGAACCCGACGAAGACGATTCAGACGATGAAACTAGACCAAAGCATGTAATTCCGTACTGGGCGCAAA CGCACATTCGCAAAACTCAACTAGCAATGCAACGATACATTCCTAACGAAGAAGTTTTTAGATTTTTCGACAGTAAGAAGTGTACACCAGACTTGTCTGAATTGTTCCAAGGTATAGACAGAAAGAGATTGAAGCGTACGTCCAGTGCAATTTGGAAAACGCCGCCACGATACTCCATGATGGAAACCGAATGA
- the Wdy gene encoding LOW QUALITY PROTEIN: WD repeat-containing protein WDY (The sequence of the model RefSeq protein was modified relative to this genomic sequence to represent the inferred CDS: deleted 1 base in 1 codon), whose amino-acid sequence MENFDIDDPRRFIYLLKLITFCIIHIYFLFSIRQAFDDFFEKKSIEEQCTEESLIHLHEAFLTSENEEMNISQLYDVFKNILHINLPNDEFEILFKKMNFKRDGNITWNEFISYLLVEFQKKDTALQWQILKSPITGTPQLLKSHHRTPIHKIIFCPEVLPDRTIGFQRGCYLTVTKDGIINYWSLDLEYERTVQSVNPYLRVQQTLITDTIVMPDVQVVCTSSTECDLRFYDTVAKKFDLRVMISGLEKAVTCMDYYFNKNIKEDSYIVLGDMSGSIKVISFSPIDRGPFRQEPQRDTLFVRYESVVKGELQGMKVTEFKEMHTDWVKQVAYYDSLKAFVSSSRCSSCSLLISDITGIRLQYKFQVNMGITCFTVCEESQMLVTGGPDCIVRVWNPFVTRRANNTFQGHHAAICALVTQNAGNRVYSLSKDRCVKVWDVLAQSCIQTYNGLPSELGEYTSMTIVYNSLNHKMIIASMIIAVIICDPVINEEVSDGFTHTKPVSCVLYNHLYKVVVSTGLDSCIIVWDPWLGNRLYLVTHAHSQFLYGQYHDVEITAACFDESEQLLVTGARDGTLKIWNFNTGICLRNMAVESNCEITSLAWVENRILSSGWNRQVIEFATSDTNIYKKSWGVRHTDDILCSAIWYPQVLATATYNGEIILWRLETGQPYRKYKVNDPMSRFNVTISFTHFMHRQDSTVSKHQESALNIIRIVAVRAMIFLSTRPTGPSIGTLLVSLDSGLIQVWSHHPGGGFLQAFSVIHAVGDCALSLTTDPKDRFLVTGHNTGYIKVWYLANYLIPDPPRTCMPLLRLEFPFLWNDKIDGRAKRAVRDQPLPLLLSSVRGHDKAVTSIQIIPDARIIISGSVDHTVRLWTLGGRYISTFGTFKTWSPILPTIPAYKYFQDYKIPPDIKRVASSTTIKVLKGGIRKMTTESKLDISDFEKAIISEHQHPEIDGRRLTISVMSKSVLMLFLDYPVLDSSLPYVNMLTKMIDRKVISNVFQSKQLLQIPIYTHLKLRSLKSVKTPKLPPLLQKQKELTKRN is encoded by the exons ATGGAAAATTTTGATATTGATGACCCAAGAAGGTTCATATATTTGTTGAAATTAATTACATTTTGTATCattcatatatattttttatttagcaTTCGACAAGCTTTCGACGATTTCTTTGAGAAAAAGAGTATAGAAGAACAATGTACAGAAGAATCCTTGATACATCTACACGAAGCATTTTTG ACTTCAGAAAATGAAGAAATGAACATTTCTCAATTATACgatgtttttaaaaatatattacacATTAACTTACCGAATGACGAATTCGAAATATTATTTAAGAAA ATGAATTTCAAAAGAGACGGAAATATTACATGGAAtgaatttatttcttatttattaGTAGAGTTTCAGAAAAAGGATACTGCTTTGCAGTGGCAGATATTGAAATCTCCAATAACAGGAACCCCTCAACTTCTAAAATCACATCACCGTACACCTATACATAAAATAATCTTTTGCCCTGAAGTTTTACCT GATAGAACTATAGGTTTCCAAAGAGGATGTTACTTAACAGTGACTAAAGATGGAATCATCAATTACTGGTCGTTGGATTTAGAATATGAACGTACCGTACAATCAGTGAAtc CTTATTTAAGAGTACAACAAACTTTGATAACCGACACGATTGTAATGCCAGATGTGCAAGTAGTCTGTACAAGTTCTACCGAATGTGATTTGAGATTTTACGATACCGTGGCGAAAAAATTTGATCTACGAGTGATG ATCTCAGGCTTAGAGAAAGCAGTCACTTGTATGGATTACTACTTCAATAAAAACATCAAAGAGGATTCGTATATTGTACTTGGAGATATGAGTGGATCTATTAAAGTTATATCTTTCTCTCCTATAGATAGAGGACCATTTAGACAAGAACCTCAGCGCGATACTTTGTTCGTTCGCTATGAATCTGTTGTTAAA GGTGAATTACAAGGGATGAAAGTTACAGAGTTCAAGGAAATGCATACAGACTGGGTAAAGCAAGTAGCATATTATGATAGTCTCAAAGCTTTCGTGTCTAGCAGCAGATGCAGCAGTTGTTCCCTATTAATTAGCGACATTACAGGAATAAGACTTCAATACAAATTCCAAGTTAATATGGGAATAACTTGTTTTACAGTTTGCGAGG AAAGTCAAATGTTAGTGACTGGTGGACCAGATTGTATAGTTCGGGTTTGGAATCCTTTTGTGACAAGACGAGCAAACAATACTTTTCAGGGACACCATGCAGCTATTTGCGCCTTAGTGACTCAAAATGCTGGCAATCGCGTATATTCACTGTCAAAGGATCGTTGCGTTAAAGTCTGGGATGTATTGGCTCAATCTTGTATTCAG ACATACAATGGTCTTCCCAGTGAATTAGGCGAATATACATCGATGACCATAGTTTACAATTCATTGAATCACAAGATGATCATTGCTAGTATGATTATTGCTGTGATTATTTGCGATCCTGTAATCAACGAAGAAGTATCTGATGGTTTTACACACACCAAACCTGTTAGCTGTGTTTTATACAATCATCTTTACAAAGTG GTAGTATCTACTGGATTAGATTCTTGTATAATAGTTTGGGATCCGTGGCTTGGAAATCGTTTATATTTAGTAACGCATGCACACAGCCAATTCTTGTATGGTCAGTATCACGACGTTGAGATAACTGCTGCTTGTTTCGACGAATCTGAACAATTGTTAGTGACAGGGGCTCGCGATGGTACACTGAAAATATGGAATTTTAATACAGGCATTTGTTTAAGGAACATGGCAGTTGAAAGTAACTG TGAAATAACAAGTTTAGCTTGGGTGGAAAATCGAATTTTGTCTAGCGGTTGGAACCGCCAAGTTATAGAATTTGCAACTTCTGatacaaacatatacaaaaagaGTTGGGGAGTGAGGCATACCGATGATATTCTCTGTTCAGCCATCTGGTATCCTCAAGTTTTAGCGACAGCAACTTACAACGGAGAAATAATACTTTGGAGATTGGAAACGGGTCAACCGTATCGGAAATACAAAGTAAACGATCCAATGTCTAG ATTTAAC gTAACAATATCGTTTACGC ACTTTATGCATAGACAAGATTCCACGGTTTCTAAACACCAGGAATCAGCGTTAAACATTATACGAATCGTCGCTGTTCGTGCAATGATATTTTTGAGTACACGGCCAACTGGGCCGTCTATTGGAACATTATTGGTTTCCCTCGATTCGGGTTTAATACAAGTATGGAGTCACCATCCCGGAGGCGGATTTTTACAAGCGTTTTCAGTTATTCATGCTGTCGGTGACTGTGCATTATCATTGACAACCGATCCTAAAGATCGTTTCCTTGTAACAG GGCATAACACAGGATACATAAAAGTTTGGTATCTTGCAAATTACTTGATACCAGATCCCCCTAGAACGTGCATGCCTCTTTTGAGATTAGAATTTCCGTTTCTATGGAATGACAAAATTGATGGGAGAGCTAAGAGAGCAGTACGGGATCAGCCTTTGCCGCTTTTACTTTCTTCTGTACGCGGGCACGATAAAGCAGTCACATCTATTCAAATAATTCCCGATGCACGTATCATTATTAG TGGTAGTGTAGACCACACGGTGCGCTTGTGGACGTTAGGGGGCCGTTATATATCTACCTTTGGAACGTTTAAAACATGGTCGCCGATTTTGCCTACAATTCCAGCGTACAAGTATTTCCAAGATTATAAAATTCCGCCAGACATCAAAAGAGTCGCGAGTTCAACAACCATAAAG gtCTTAAAAGGTGGCATTAGAAAAATGACAACCGAATCTAAGCTGGATATATCGGATTTTGAAAAGGCCATAATTTCTGAACATCAACATCCCGAGATAGACGGAAGGAGACTTACTATTTCGGTTATGAGTAAATCAGTCTTGATGCTTTTCTTAGATTATCCTGTGTTGGATAGCTCTTTACCATATGTAAATATGCTTACAAAAATGATCGATCGGAAAGTA ATATCGAATGTTTTTCAATCAAAACAATTATTACAGATACCTATATACACGCATTTAAAATTAAGATCTTTGAAAAGTGTAAAAACACCAAAACTACCGCCGCTTCTGCAAAAACAAAAAGAATTAAC AAaacgcaattga
- the Bbs8 gene encoding tetratricopeptide repeat protein 8, with product MELFKALSFFSRGKYEECATICTDLLRKTPLDQAIWVLKMRALTLQVYIDDIEGEEEGIAESLLDNYTISSMPRPGTSLKNPGTAYVGQYLRPKTQSGRPLTGVVRPATQSAMSQSVEQTLRTPRTAMTARPITASSGRSVRLGTASMLTEPGGPFIQLSRLNISKYASKPSVAKPLFEYIYYHEHDVRYALDLAVQATQVCQYKDWWWKVQLGKCYYSLGLIRDAEQQFKSALKDCKTIETVLRLVRVYVRLDQPLAGLDVCKKGLEYFPNDVNILTEMGRIFDGLNNASMSLKYYKIIAQEDASHTEAIASIGMHHFYNDQPELALRYYRRLLQMGVYNVELFNNLGLCCFYSQQYDHVVSCFERALNLSTDENVADVWYNVSHIALTVGDITMAEECLKLAIISDNRHALAYNNLGVIKIRNGNLTAARTYFHAAANIANFIYEPHFNSAYLAYDVGDLQTSYIAVQKSLSAYPSHCDSKILLKKLERYFSHM from the exons ATGGAGCTGTTTAAAGCTTTAAGTTTCTTCAGTAGGGGGAAGTATGAAGAATGTGCAACAATATGTACAGATTtactaagaaaaacaccattggATCAG GCGATCTGGGTGTTAAAAATGCGTGCCTTAACGTTACAAGTATACATAGACGATATCGAAGGAGAAGAAGAAGGAATCGCTGAAAGTCTACTAGATAATTATACGATATCTTCTATGCCTAGACCAGGAACATCCTTAAAAAATCCTGGTACTGCTTATGTAGGGCAATACTTACGACCGAAAACACAATCAG GTAGACCACTGACGGGAGTTGTAAGACCAGCTACTCAATCAGCAATGTCTCAATCGGTGGAACAAACATTAAGAACACCGAGAACTGCTATGACTGCCAGACCAATTACAGCAAGTTCTGGTCGAAGCGTTAG ATTAGGTACAGCATCTATGTTAACAGAGCCTGGGGGACCTTTTATACAACTATCGCGTTTAAATATTTCTAAGTACGCCAGTAAACCCAGTGTTGCAAAACCATTATTCGAGTATATATATTATCATGAACACGATGTAAGATAT GCATTAGATTTAGCAGTTCAAGCCACGCAAGTCTGTCAATACAAAGACTGGTGGTGGAAAGTACAACTTGGAAAATGTTATTACAGTTTAGGATTGATAAGAGATGCAGAGCAGCAGTTTAAATCGGCATTGAAAGATTGTAAAACTATTGAAACGGTCTTAAGGCTAGTtagagtttatgttagattggATCAGCCATTGGCTGGTTTGGACGTATGTAAGAAAGGCCTTGAATATTTTCCTAATGATGTCAATATCCTCACTGAAATGGGACGTATATTCGATGGTCTGAATAATGCGAGCATGtcgttaaaatattataaaatcattGCACAGGAAGACGCTTCGCATACAGAAGCGATAGCTAGTATTGGGATGCACCATTTTTATAACGATCAACCAGAATTGGCATTGCGGTATTATAG GCGATTGTTACAAATGGGTGTATACAACGTCGAATTATTCAATAATCTTGGATTATGCTGTTTTTATTCTCAACAATACGATCACGTTGTATCGTGCTTTGAGAGGGCACTCAATTTATCTACCGATGAAAATGTAGCAGATGTATGGTATAATGTTTCTCATATTGCTCTT acTGTAGGCGATATAACAATGGCGGAAGAATGTTTAAAACTGGCTATTATAAGCGATAATAGGCATGCTTTGGCATATAATAATCTTGGAGTCATAAAAATACGAAATGGAAACCTAACAGCAGCGCGAACGTATTTTCACGCTGCAGCTAACATTGCTAATTTTATTTATGAGCCCCACTTTAATAGCGCTTACTTGGCGTACGAT GTTGGAGACCTTCAGACGAGTTACATCGCAGTACAAAAGTCTTTAAGCGCGTATCCTAGCCACTGTGATAGCAAAATTCtcctaaaaaaattagaaaGATATTTTTCGCACATGTGA
- the LOC143342558 gene encoding protein YIPF6: MAATNDTNLDFKVTMEYADPQNVEGEMTVGPKQKSNLGEPEFNTLDEPIRDTILRDVRAVGKKFYHVLYPIEKKSLLKEWDLWGPLVLCTFMAMILQGSSDTADNSNDGGPEFAEVFVIVWIGSMVVTLNSKLLGGNISFFQSICVLGYCLLPTAIALILCRIILMAEQTTFLFSLRFVISMVGFAWATYASMAFLGDSQPVGRKALAVYPIFLFYFVISWLVISHTT, translated from the exons ATGGCAGCGACAAATGATACAAATCTCGAT tttAAGGTTACAATGGAATATGCTGACCCACAAAATGTTGAGGGTGAAATGACAGTAGGCCCTAAACAGAAATCAAATCTTGGGGAACCTGAATTCAATACCTTAGACGAACCAATCAGAGATACAATT CTTAGAGATGTTCGAGCAGTGGGCAAGAAGTTTTATCATGTTTTATATCCCATAGAGAAGAAAAGCTTATTAAAAGAAT GGGATCTTTGGGGACCATTAGTATTATGTACATTCATGGCAAT GATATTACAAGGTTCTTCTGATACAGCAGATAATTCAAATGATGGAGGACCAGAATTTGCTGAGGTTTTTGTAATTGTATGGATTGGATCTATGGTTGTTACATTAAACTCCAAATTATTGGGTGGCAATAT ATCCTTCTTCCAAAGTATTTGCGTCTTAGGATACTGCTTATTGCCGACCGCCATTGCTCTAATTTTATGTAGAATTATATTAATGGCAGAACAGACTACTTTCCTGTTTAGTCTAAGGTTTGTTATTTCTATGGTCGGATTCGCATGGGCAACATATG CATCAATGGCATTCCTTGGTGACAGTCAACCCGTAGGGCGGAAAGCTCTAGCCGTATatccaatatttttattctaCTTTGTAATTTCATGGCTGGTTATATCTCACACTACATaa